Proteins from one Chitinophaga oryzae genomic window:
- a CDS encoding YXWGXW repeat-containing protein — translation MKKFVVITGILLAMAAATPQAYAQISIGVSVGIAPPPIPVYTQPPCPGDGYMWVPGYWAYNTRYYWVPGIWVRAPYVGALWTPGYWGFIGGVYRWHPGSWGPHIGYYGGINYGCGYYGTGFTGGMWRGNSFHYNTAITRVNTTVVHNTYINRSVVNNNVNRTSYTRNVINNNHENISRTARNNNRSNNFTNNNSIRPSRGAWGGNHQAGMNRPVAMTRSQGSFMRPSAGPGGNFHHSGGGGHFGGGGHFSGGGGHFGGGGHGRH, via the coding sequence ATGAAAAAATTTGTCGTGATAACAGGCATCCTCCTGGCCATGGCAGCAGCCACGCCGCAGGCATACGCACAGATAAGCATCGGCGTATCCGTAGGCATAGCGCCACCACCGATACCGGTTTATACCCAACCGCCCTGCCCTGGCGACGGATACATGTGGGTACCCGGCTACTGGGCCTATAACACCCGCTATTACTGGGTACCGGGCATATGGGTAAGGGCCCCTTATGTGGGCGCACTCTGGACACCAGGCTACTGGGGCTTCATCGGAGGGGTATACCGCTGGCATCCCGGCTCCTGGGGGCCACACATCGGCTACTACGGCGGCATTAACTACGGCTGCGGTTATTATGGCACAGGCTTTACCGGCGGCATGTGGAGAGGTAATTCCTTCCACTACAATACAGCCATCACCCGTGTCAATACGACCGTAGTGCACAACACCTATATCAACAGAAGTGTTGTCAATAACAATGTAAACCGTACCAGCTACACCCGGAATGTGATCAACAATAACCATGAAAACATCTCCCGGACAGCGCGCAATAACAACCGCAGCAACAACTTCACGAACAACAACTCCATCCGTCCTTCCCGTGGCGCCTGGGGCGGCAACCACCAGGCAGGTATGAACAGGCCGGTGGCCATGACCCGATCACAAGGCAGCTTTATGCGCCCGTCTGCCGGACCCGGAGGCAACTTTCATCATAGCGGCGGCGGAGGACACTTCGGAGGAGGTGGACACTTTAGCGGCGGTGGAGGACACTTCGGCGGCGGCGGACATGGCCGGCACTAA
- a CDS encoding alpha/beta hydrolase family protein produces MARYIRYLLICCLVSVSGAMLYAQSPLPDVYGYRHLQTIFKGDTVDILIKSKKGEEHLKKPLFLFCQGSLPQPLLTRYEQNGQTAVTNAFVFNPDSLTRHYHVAVISKAYVPLVADQRDLNPDFTYKDSTGRFPRKYLERYYLDYYVERNLAVISFLLQQPWISPSPLVVAGHSEGSTIAAKMASRSTRISHLIYSGGNPQGRMLTLISRERAHETDTTSGAGALFSQWEKITAQPQNMDFSDGDTYKVTHDFSQPPANYLRRLKIPVLITFGTRDAGVPYLDLFRTEMIRLRKKNFYYREYPGTEHNYFPLKPNGKPDYDVFNWDRVAEDWRRWLLTQPPLPALNLPAPPPSK; encoded by the coding sequence ATGGCCCGCTACATCCGATATCTGCTGATCTGTTGCCTGGTCTCCGTTTCAGGGGCCATGCTGTATGCGCAGTCGCCGCTGCCGGACGTTTACGGCTACCGCCACCTGCAAACCATCTTCAAAGGAGATACCGTAGACATCCTCATCAAATCAAAAAAAGGAGAAGAGCACCTCAAAAAGCCGTTATTCCTGTTCTGTCAGGGCAGCTTACCGCAGCCACTTCTCACCCGGTACGAACAAAACGGGCAAACGGCAGTCACCAATGCTTTTGTATTCAACCCCGACAGCCTCACCCGGCACTATCACGTAGCGGTTATCAGTAAAGCATATGTGCCGCTGGTGGCAGACCAACGCGATCTCAACCCGGATTTTACCTATAAAGACAGCACCGGCCGGTTTCCCCGGAAGTACCTGGAGCGGTATTACCTCGATTACTACGTGGAACGCAACCTCGCTGTAATCTCCTTTCTGCTGCAACAACCATGGATCAGCCCAAGTCCCCTGGTGGTAGCCGGCCATTCAGAAGGCAGCACCATCGCTGCCAAAATGGCCAGCCGCAGCACCCGCATCTCCCACCTGATATACTCCGGCGGTAACCCACAAGGACGCATGCTTACACTGATATCACGGGAACGGGCACACGAAACGGATACAACCAGCGGCGCCGGCGCACTTTTCTCGCAATGGGAAAAAATAACGGCACAACCACAGAACATGGACTTCTCAGACGGCGATACCTATAAAGTGACCCATGACTTTTCCCAGCCTCCGGCGAACTATCTCCGAAGATTGAAAATACCGGTACTCATCACCTTCGGCACCCGCGACGCCGGCGTACCTTACCTGGACCTGTTCCGTACAGAAATGATCCGGCTGCGCAAGAAGAACTTCTACTACCGCGAATACCCCGGCACAGAACACAACTATTTCCCGCTAAAACCCAATGGCAAACCGGACTACGACGTCTTCAACTGGGACAGGGTGGCGGAAGACTGGCGCCGGTGGCTGCTCACCCAACCACCGCTGCCCGCATTAAACTTACCGGCCCCTCCGCCGTCCAAGTGA
- a CDS encoding macro domain-containing protein produces the protein MSITEGDITRLKVDAIVSPANSFGFMDGSLDHALSERLGWDLEKRLQQQIRELPEGELLIGTALTLETGDPDIPWLISAPTMRVPTNFNIDTSINAYLAMKAILLHAHRHPEINSVAIPGLCTGVGRMQPIICARQMFTAFEEIILGKKQDFKNFAEAQKYHWNINPQGMIWTH, from the coding sequence GTGAGCATTACAGAAGGAGATATTACCCGCCTGAAAGTGGATGCCATTGTAAGTCCCGCCAACTCGTTTGGTTTTATGGACGGATCATTGGACCATGCCTTATCGGAAAGACTGGGCTGGGACCTGGAAAAGCGCCTTCAGCAACAGATCAGAGAGTTGCCGGAAGGCGAGCTGCTAATCGGTACGGCACTCACACTGGAAACCGGCGATCCGGACATTCCATGGCTGATTTCCGCGCCTACCATGCGGGTTCCGACCAACTTCAATATCGATACGTCTATCAACGCTTATCTTGCCATGAAGGCTATCCTGCTGCATGCCCACAGGCACCCGGAAATTAATTCCGTCGCCATCCCCGGGCTATGTACCGGCGTTGGCCGCATGCAGCCCATCATCTGTGCCCGGCAGATGTTCACCGCCTTTGAAGAAATTATCCTGGGGAAAAAACAGGACTTTAAAAACTTTGCAGAAGCCCAGAAGTACCACTGGAACATCAATCCCCAGGGCATGATCTGGACACACTAA
- a CDS encoding calcium:proton antiporter, translated as MPYKHILYKRWNIALPLWTLLSPLIGLFILMLAGSTDSTVFSLVMAVSLISIVLSAVHHAEVVAHRVGEPYGTLILALAITVIEVSLIVSLMLSEGAEGSTLARDTVFAAIMILLTGIIGLCLLVGGYRYKEQVFIKQGTNAALTTLTAITVLTLVLPNYTTTAPGPVYSNSQLLFVALISLVLYGGFVSVQTGRHRDYFLPEDEAEVHSAPPGNLTTTFSMLFLLVSLALVVLLSKKLSPAIESMVVSMGAPKSLVGIIIAAVILLPEGLAAIRAARRNRLQTSLNLALGSALASIGLTIPAVAIVTVFAGFSVTLGIDTKSTLLLILSLFTISISFNAGRTNILQGIVLLVIMATYLFTTIVP; from the coding sequence ATGCCATACAAACACATTCTATACAAACGCTGGAATATCGCTTTACCCCTCTGGACCCTCTTAAGCCCGCTGATCGGATTGTTTATCCTGATGCTGGCCGGCAGCACCGACAGCACCGTTTTTTCCCTGGTGATGGCGGTATCGCTGATCAGTATCGTACTGTCTGCGGTGCATCATGCAGAAGTGGTGGCCCACCGGGTAGGTGAACCTTATGGTACGCTGATCCTGGCGTTGGCCATCACGGTCATAGAGGTATCGCTGATTGTTTCCCTGATGCTGAGTGAGGGCGCCGAAGGCTCCACGCTGGCCCGGGACACCGTGTTTGCGGCTATCATGATCCTGTTGACCGGTATTATCGGCCTTTGCCTGCTGGTAGGCGGCTATCGGTACAAGGAGCAGGTTTTTATCAAACAAGGCACCAACGCGGCCCTGACCACTCTAACGGCCATCACTGTACTCACTTTGGTATTGCCCAACTACACCACCACCGCGCCGGGACCGGTATACTCCAACAGTCAGCTGCTGTTTGTGGCGCTTATCTCTCTCGTGTTGTATGGCGGCTTTGTCTCCGTACAAACCGGCCGTCACCGCGATTATTTCCTGCCGGAAGACGAAGCAGAAGTGCATTCCGCCCCTCCCGGCAACCTGACCACTACTTTCAGCATGTTGTTTCTGCTGGTGTCCCTTGCACTGGTGGTACTGTTGTCCAAGAAATTATCACCTGCCATTGAATCGATGGTCGTCAGCATGGGCGCTCCCAAAAGCCTGGTAGGTATTATCATTGCAGCCGTCATCCTTTTACCGGAGGGGCTGGCAGCCATACGGGCGGCGCGGCGCAACAGGTTGCAGACAAGCCTGAACCTGGCGCTGGGCTCTGCACTGGCCAGCATCGGCCTCACTATCCCTGCGGTAGCGATTGTGACCGTCTTCGCCGGTTTCAGCGTCACCCTCGGCATTGACACCAAATCCACCTTGTTGCTGATATTATCCCTGTTCACCATCAGCATCTCTTTTAACGCCGGCCGCACCAATATCCTGCAGGGAATTGTGCTGCTGGTGATCATGGCGACTTACCTGTTTACGACAATTGTACCGTAA
- a CDS encoding AraC family transcriptional regulator, translated as MRTQLITPLPSLANYVSHIMVLESGRLSVDTFLPLIAKGSPSIVFQLTASHLNTDHLVLYGQNIRPVLLPVSASVTIIAYFLHPHTLKTLFGWSARELTDLSVDLSLSEPARGMRLREQLLNAPSLEQRLTLMNDYLLRLTSPGKLEISQPVLHATRLIQQYGGALPMMKVRQELYMTERTLQRLFEMHVGVSPKTYGRICQFDAALRQLSSNGFTDMAGVAFQHGYADQSHLIRAFRDFTGHTPLEYQKAATDFSS; from the coding sequence ATGAGAACGCAACTGATCACACCGCTTCCTTCGCTGGCGAATTATGTAAGCCATATCATGGTACTGGAGAGCGGGCGGCTGTCTGTCGATACTTTTCTGCCATTGATCGCAAAAGGTTCTCCCAGTATCGTTTTTCAGCTGACGGCCAGCCATCTTAACACCGATCATCTTGTCTTATACGGACAGAACATACGTCCCGTGTTGCTGCCGGTGTCGGCATCGGTGACAATTATCGCTTATTTCCTGCATCCGCATACCCTGAAAACGTTATTTGGCTGGAGCGCCCGGGAACTGACAGACCTGAGTGTGGACCTCAGCCTGTCTGAACCGGCGCGGGGGATGCGCCTCAGGGAGCAGCTACTGAATGCACCGTCGCTGGAGCAGCGGCTGACACTTATGAACGATTATCTGTTGCGGTTGACATCCCCCGGTAAACTGGAAATCAGCCAGCCGGTGCTGCATGCCACGCGGCTGATACAGCAGTACGGTGGCGCACTGCCTATGATGAAAGTCCGGCAGGAACTGTATATGACGGAACGTACTTTACAGCGGCTGTTTGAAATGCACGTGGGTGTATCCCCTAAAACATATGGTCGTATTTGTCAGTTTGACGCGGCGTTGCGGCAGCTGAGCAGCAACGGCTTTACAGACATGGCCGGTGTGGCCTTCCAGCACGGCTATGCGGACCAGAGCCATCTGATAAGGGCCTTCCGGGATTTTACCGGCCATACGCCGCTGGAATATCAGAAAGCGGCCACAGACTTTTCCTCCTGA
- a CDS encoding dihydrofolate reductase family protein, giving the protein MRKLIVSTWMTLDGVFDAESMGQWFNPYDSQARQDLIREGILSADAILFGRKTYEMLAPYWSSLKNNEMGIAAKLNNVQKYVVSTTLKEASWENSTIIRENIEEEIARLKQQPGNEIQVEGSGELVQSLTKAGLVDEYQLLVHPVIMGGGKRFFANGIQAGLQLTGTRRLDKGVLLLCYQPA; this is encoded by the coding sequence ATGAGAAAGTTAATCGTTTCTACCTGGATGACATTAGATGGTGTTTTTGATGCTGAAAGCATGGGACAATGGTTTAACCCCTACGACAGCCAGGCCCGGCAGGACCTTATCCGCGAAGGTATTCTGTCAGCAGACGCCATCCTCTTTGGTCGTAAAACTTATGAGATGCTGGCCCCTTACTGGTCTTCCTTAAAAAATAACGAAATGGGCATAGCCGCTAAATTGAACAACGTGCAAAAATACGTGGTGTCTACCACCCTGAAGGAAGCCTCCTGGGAAAACTCCACCATCATCCGGGAGAATATCGAAGAGGAAATCGCCCGGCTGAAACAACAGCCCGGCAATGAGATACAGGTAGAAGGCAGCGGGGAACTGGTACAGTCGCTGACCAAAGCAGGCCTGGTCGACGAATACCAGTTGCTGGTACATCCGGTCATTATGGGCGGCGGTAAGCGTTTCTTTGCCAACGGCATCCAGGCAGGCTTACAGCTCACCGGCACCCGCCGGCTGGATAAAGGCGTATTGCTGCTCTGTTATCAGCCGGCATAA
- a CDS encoding dihydrofolate reductase family protein — protein MRKLILQLQLSVDGFAAATDGSGSWMVWNYGGEWTWDPALQAYHTALIATADDVLLSRKMAEEGFIGHWERMADNTANPQSVFAGHIRDARKVVFTHTLDRSDWPNTVLATGDLTEEVTALKRQQGKNLIVFGGVSFVSALIAARLIDEYHLIINPAIIGRGMPVFDKVKDILGLSLVSATAYPSGITVLHYRYAG, from the coding sequence ATGAGAAAACTGATTTTACAGCTGCAGCTGTCGGTCGACGGCTTTGCCGCTGCAACAGACGGGAGTGGTAGCTGGATGGTGTGGAATTACGGCGGGGAATGGACCTGGGACCCTGCCCTTCAGGCATATCATACCGCTTTGATAGCTACAGCGGACGACGTGCTGCTCAGCAGGAAAATGGCTGAAGAGGGCTTTATCGGGCACTGGGAGAGGATGGCGGACAACACCGCCAATCCGCAATCCGTATTTGCCGGGCATATCCGGGATGCCCGGAAGGTGGTATTTACGCACACGCTGGACCGTTCGGACTGGCCTAACACCGTGCTGGCTACAGGAGATCTTACGGAAGAAGTGACAGCGCTGAAGCGACAGCAGGGGAAAAACCTGATCGTTTTCGGCGGGGTATCTTTCGTTTCCGCGCTGATCGCAGCAAGGTTGATAGATGAGTACCACCTCATTATCAATCCTGCGATTATCGGCAGGGGAATGCCCGTTTTTGACAAAGTGAAAGACATCCTGGGACTGTCGCTGGTCAGCGCTACGGCCTACCCTTCCGGCATCACGGTACTGCACTACCGTTATGCCGGCTGA
- a CDS encoding SDR family oxidoreductase: MEPDNRITRRHMLTGMGTTLAMLTVPDMIARGAGFTPASSTAGIEDPVSKYPKPPFKVQSQPWPGLAGQMDPRPDHGEKSYKGSGRLKGRKALITGGDSGMGRAAAIAYAREGADVAINYYPSEEPDAKEVIALIKAEGRKAVAIPGDLRDEAFCRKLVDEAVSALGGLDIIINNAARQQAHTSILDISTDQFDWTMKTNIYAPFWIIKAALPHLQPGAVIIGTTSEQAYDPSAELYDYAQTKAATTNYIKSLAKQLAPKGIRVNGVAPGPIWTPLQVSGGATAENLKNFGGKTPFGRPGQPAELASIYVQLAASDASYATGQVYGSSGGAGQP, translated from the coding sequence ATGGAACCAGACAACAGGATCACCCGCCGTCATATGCTGACCGGCATGGGAACTACCCTCGCGATGCTTACAGTTCCGGACATGATTGCACGGGGCGCGGGTTTCACACCGGCGTCCTCAACAGCAGGTATCGAAGACCCTGTCAGCAAATATCCCAAGCCTCCCTTTAAAGTACAATCTCAGCCCTGGCCCGGGCTGGCGGGCCAGATGGACCCGCGGCCCGATCACGGAGAGAAAAGCTATAAAGGTTCCGGGCGGCTCAAAGGCCGAAAGGCACTGATTACCGGTGGCGATTCCGGTATGGGGCGTGCCGCAGCCATCGCCTATGCCCGTGAAGGGGCTGATGTAGCCATTAACTATTATCCTTCCGAAGAACCGGACGCTAAGGAAGTGATAGCGCTTATTAAGGCGGAAGGCCGTAAGGCAGTGGCTATTCCGGGTGACCTGAGAGACGAGGCTTTCTGCAGGAAACTTGTCGATGAGGCGGTCAGTGCACTGGGCGGCCTGGATATTATTATCAACAATGCCGCCAGGCAGCAGGCGCATACGTCTATCCTGGATATCTCCACTGATCAGTTTGACTGGACCATGAAGACAAACATCTATGCGCCTTTCTGGATCATAAAAGCAGCGTTGCCACATTTGCAGCCTGGTGCCGTTATCATTGGTACCACGTCGGAACAGGCATATGACCCTTCTGCTGAGCTCTACGACTACGCACAAACGAAAGCAGCTACCACCAACTATATTAAATCGCTGGCAAAACAGCTGGCGCCCAAAGGTATCCGGGTAAACGGCGTTGCGCCGGGCCCTATCTGGACGCCGCTACAGGTAAGTGGCGGCGCTACCGCAGAAAATCTTAAAAACTTCGGAGGTAAAACGCCCTTCGGAAGACCCGGCCAGCCGGCGGAACTGGCTTCTATCTACGTGCAACTGGCTGCCAGCGATGCCAGTTACGCTACCGGCCAGGTATACGGCTCTTCCGGAGGCGCCGGTCAGCCATGA
- a CDS encoding RNA polymerase sigma-70 factor, producing MSEVLHDLSDYSLLEQCRLNNVKAFEVLFDRYSRRLYNYALNYLQDKGVAEETMMDLMLWVWEKRQQLDPDVQLAPYLFRAMKNAVIKAMTKKSLAILPIEQAYDDETLVSPAADNQMDCHELTQVYLDKLDELSPQRQRVFKMSRHEHRSHAEIAKELNLSLFTVKNHIKASLTHFRHHLKDYTDVSMAVLIYWWTR from the coding sequence ATGAGCGAAGTGCTACACGACTTATCAGATTATTCACTGTTGGAACAATGCAGACTCAATAATGTAAAGGCGTTTGAAGTATTGTTCGACCGGTATTCCAGAAGGTTATACAACTACGCCCTGAACTATCTGCAGGACAAGGGCGTTGCTGAAGAGACGATGATGGACCTGATGTTGTGGGTATGGGAGAAAAGGCAGCAGCTGGACCCGGACGTGCAACTGGCGCCCTATTTGTTCCGTGCCATGAAAAATGCCGTTATCAAAGCCATGACTAAAAAGTCATTGGCGATACTTCCTATAGAACAGGCCTATGATGATGAAACGCTGGTCTCTCCGGCGGCAGACAACCAGATGGATTGCCACGAGTTAACCCAGGTGTATCTGGATAAATTGGATGAGCTGAGCCCCCAACGCCAGCGCGTATTTAAAATGAGCCGGCACGAGCACCGCTCTCACGCGGAAATCGCCAAAGAACTGAACCTCTCGCTGTTTACTGTAAAGAATCATATCAAAGCTTCCCTGACCCATTTCCGGCATCACCTGAAAGACTATACGGATGTTTCGATGGCGGTACTGATTTATTGGTGGACACGATAA
- a CDS encoding FecR family protein, whose protein sequence is MANTITKALMNKYLDHRCTAEEKLQTAAFIQQPEGQQLLDEVLTERLTADMLLMEQIRVDDQQAEEWKTVLRQRMAVMQEEQEPAIMRPKRLSFLRRAAIWTLLVSALGAIGVHQYRKQHKTNAIALANLEKQNPKGQRAVITLADGSVIHLGADSKLEYPEAFNGPTREITLTGEAFFDISEDPAHPFIVHTGMVQTRVLGTSFKINAFRGTPLTVAVATGKVQVEHGGNGVAVLTPGQQVTWDPVAQQTAIAEMPVADIAGWKNARLAFNNNTLQEVAAVLERWYNVSIRFKQPVTAQKRITVTLSANRPMEETLRVLSTGSRFTYKINNRQITIH, encoded by the coding sequence ATGGCAAATACGATCACGAAAGCATTAATGAACAAATACCTGGACCACCGCTGTACCGCGGAAGAAAAGCTGCAGACAGCGGCTTTTATTCAGCAGCCGGAGGGACAGCAGTTACTGGACGAGGTGTTAACAGAGCGGCTGACAGCAGACATGCTGTTGATGGAGCAGATAAGGGTGGATGATCAGCAGGCAGAGGAATGGAAGACAGTACTGCGGCAACGGATGGCCGTCATGCAGGAGGAACAGGAGCCTGCGATCATGCGGCCAAAGCGGCTCTCTTTCCTGCGCCGCGCCGCCATATGGACACTGCTGGTATCTGCGCTGGGGGCCATCGGCGTGCATCAATACCGGAAGCAGCATAAAACCAATGCTATCGCACTGGCTAACCTGGAAAAACAAAACCCGAAGGGGCAGCGGGCCGTGATCACGCTGGCAGACGGATCAGTGATACACCTCGGGGCTGACAGTAAACTGGAGTATCCCGAAGCCTTCAATGGTCCTACCCGGGAGATCACGCTTACAGGGGAAGCTTTTTTTGACATCAGCGAAGATCCGGCGCACCCTTTTATTGTGCATACAGGCATGGTGCAGACCAGAGTACTGGGCACCTCTTTTAAGATCAATGCTTTCAGGGGGACACCGTTGACAGTGGCCGTAGCCACCGGTAAGGTACAGGTAGAGCATGGAGGCAACGGTGTGGCGGTGCTTACTCCCGGACAGCAGGTCACCTGGGACCCGGTAGCGCAGCAGACAGCCATCGCTGAAATGCCCGTGGCAGACATCGCCGGCTGGAAGAATGCCCGCCTGGCGTTTAACAACAACACCTTGCAGGAGGTGGCAGCGGTGCTGGAACGCTGGTATAATGTAAGCATCCGTTTTAAACAACCTGTGACCGCACAAAAGCGGATAACTGTTACACTGTCGGCCAACCGGCCCATGGAAGAAACCCTCCGTGTGCTGAGCACCGGCAGCAGGTTTACCTACAAGATCAACAACCGCCAGATTACTATTCATTAA